In the Caballeronia sp. LZ062 genome, one interval contains:
- the tolR gene encoding protein TolR, whose amino-acid sequence MAGPIRSSMRGSSRRAMADINVVPYIDVMLVLLVIFMVTAPLVSPSIINLPTVGNAQPQEQQPPLVINIKADGSMNVRYKEDGGATQEQKMTKGDLNAFVLNRQELHPDQPVVIAADKTVKYEVVMNVMSDMKARGVKRVGLLVKSQ is encoded by the coding sequence ATGGCAGGCCCGATCCGTTCCAGCATGCGCGGCAGTTCGCGCCGCGCAATGGCCGACATCAACGTCGTGCCGTATATCGACGTGATGCTCGTGCTGCTCGTCATCTTCATGGTGACGGCGCCGCTCGTGTCGCCTTCGATCATCAATCTGCCGACCGTCGGCAACGCCCAGCCGCAAGAGCAGCAGCCGCCGCTCGTCATCAACATCAAGGCGGACGGCAGCATGAACGTGCGCTACAAGGAAGACGGCGGCGCGACGCAGGAGCAGAAAATGACGAAGGGCGATCTCAACGCCTTCGTGCTCAATCGTCAGGAGTTGCATCCGGATCAACCCGTCGTCATCGCGGCGGACAAGACGGTGAAGTATGAAGTCGTCATGAACGTGATGTCCGATATGAAAGCGCGCGGCGTGAAGCGCGTCGGATTGCTCGTCAAATCGCAATGA
- the tolQ gene encoding protein TolQ has protein sequence MNNTQDLSIVSLVIHASLLAQAVMALLLLLSLLSWTFIFRKWFAIRRARAQTERFERDFWSGGDLQALYQSAANNRHTIGALERIFESGMREFLKAKERRISDPSAILDGSRRAMRAAFQREMDVLEANLAFLASVGSVSPYIGLFGTVWGIMNSFRGLANVQQATLANVAPGIAEALVATAIGLFAAIPAVVAYNRYAHDIDRLAIRFETFIEEFSNILQRQAH, from the coding sequence ATGAACAATACACAAGACTTGTCGATCGTATCTCTCGTCATCCATGCGAGCCTGCTGGCTCAAGCAGTGATGGCGCTCCTGCTGCTTCTGTCGCTTCTGTCGTGGACCTTCATCTTCCGCAAGTGGTTCGCCATTCGGCGCGCGCGAGCGCAGACCGAGCGTTTCGAGCGCGATTTCTGGTCCGGCGGCGACCTGCAGGCGCTCTATCAAAGCGCAGCGAACAACCGTCACACCATCGGCGCGCTGGAGCGCATCTTCGAGTCGGGTATGCGCGAATTCCTGAAAGCCAAGGAGCGCCGCATCAGCGATCCGAGCGCGATTCTCGACGGCTCACGCCGCGCGATGCGCGCCGCCTTCCAGCGCGAGATGGACGTGCTCGAAGCGAACCTCGCGTTTCTCGCGTCGGTCGGCTCGGTGAGTCCGTATATCGGCTTGTTCGGCACGGTCTGGGGCATCATGAATTCCTTCCGCGGTCTCGCCAACGTACAGCAGGCGACGCTCGCGAACGTCGCGCCGGGCATCGCCGAGGCGCTCGTCGCCACCGCGATCGGCCTGTTCGCCGCGATTCCCGCAGTGGTCGCGTATAACCGCTACGCGCATGACATCGACCGTCTGGCAATCCGCTTCGAGACTTTCATCGAAGAGTTCTCGAACATCTTGCAGCGTCAGGCGCACTAA